A DNA window from Mycolicibacter hiberniae contains the following coding sequences:
- the dapE gene encoding succinyl-diaminopimelate desuccinylase, translating to MLDLHSDPISLTAALVDIPSESRHEARIADEVEVALREQTPRSAGFEIIRDGNAVLARTQLGRPTRVLLAGHLDTVPVAGNLPSRRTTTDDEGDVLHGCGTVDMKGGVAVFLHLAATITAPAHDLTCVFYDCEEIEAAANGLGRIERNLPDWLTGDVAILGEPTGGYIEAGCQGTLRVVVSATGTRAHSARSWLGDNAIHKLGAVLDRLAAYQPRSVDIDGCVYREGLSAVRIDGGVAGNVIPDAAAVTVNFRFAPDRTPEQALTHVREVFDGLDVGVEQTDSAAGALPGLTAPAAAALVAAAGGRVRAKYGWTDVSRFAARGIPAVNYGPGDPNLAHRVDERVPVDQISTVAAMLRGYLSA from the coding sequence GTGCTGGACCTGCACTCCGACCCGATTTCCCTGACCGCGGCACTGGTGGACATTCCCAGCGAGTCGCGGCACGAAGCGCGAATCGCCGACGAGGTCGAGGTCGCCCTGCGCGAGCAGACCCCCCGCTCGGCGGGCTTCGAGATCATCCGGGACGGCAACGCGGTGCTGGCCCGTACCCAGCTGGGGCGGCCGACACGCGTGCTGCTGGCCGGGCATCTGGACACCGTCCCAGTGGCCGGCAACCTGCCCAGCCGGCGGACCACCACCGACGACGAGGGGGACGTGCTGCACGGTTGCGGCACTGTCGACATGAAGGGCGGTGTCGCCGTCTTCCTGCACCTGGCCGCCACCATCACCGCACCCGCGCATGATCTGACCTGCGTGTTCTACGACTGCGAGGAGATCGAGGCGGCCGCCAACGGGCTGGGCCGAATCGAACGCAACCTGCCGGACTGGCTGACCGGCGATGTCGCGATCCTCGGCGAGCCGACCGGCGGCTACATCGAAGCCGGCTGCCAGGGCACGCTGCGGGTGGTGGTCAGCGCCACGGGCACCCGGGCGCATTCGGCGCGCTCCTGGCTGGGCGACAACGCCATCCACAAACTCGGGGCGGTGCTGGACCGTCTCGCCGCCTACCAGCCGCGCAGCGTGGACATCGACGGCTGCGTCTACCGCGAGGGGCTGTCCGCGGTGCGCATCGACGGCGGGGTGGCCGGCAACGTCATTCCCGACGCGGCGGCCGTCACGGTGAACTTCCGCTTCGCGCCGGACCGCACCCCCGAACAGGCGCTGACCCATGTCCGCGAGGTGTTCGACGGCCTCGATGTCGGCGTCGAGCAGACCGATTCGGCGGCCGGCGCCCTGCCCGGGCTGACCGCGCCCGCTGCCGCGGCGCTGGTGGCCGCAGCCGGCGGGCGGGTGCGGGCCAAATACGGCTGGACCGACGTGTCCCGCTTCGCCGCCCGCGGCATTCCCGCGGTCAACTACGGTCCGGGCGACCCGAACCTGGCGCACCGGGTCGACGAGCGCGTGCCGGTGGACCAGATCAGCACCGTGGCCGCGATGCTGCGCGGCTACCTCAGCGCCTGA
- a CDS encoding acyl-CoA synthetase: protein MLLTSLADDGSNASDIADAVRIGNTLVSRAELSGAGAAVLADLAGVSRVAVSATPTAQTVLAVAGCLLAGVQVVPVPADVGAAERQHMLRDSGAQAWLGERPEDLAGLPHFAARAGSPQRPVEPPEDDTALIIYTSGTTGPPKGVQLSRRALAADLDALAQAWQWSPDDVLVHGLPMYHVHGLVLGLLGSLRVGNRFVHTGKPSPQAYAAAGGTLYFGVPTVWSRVVADAGAAAALRPARLLVSGSAALPVPVFDALVARTGHAPIERYGATESLITVSTRVDGERRPGWVGLPLHGVQTKLVADDGGPVPHDGATIGRLSVRGPTLFEGYLNRPDATAAAFDADGWYRTGDVAVIDADGMHRIVGRESVDLIKTGGFRVGAGEIETALLGHPAVSEVAVVGLPDEDLGQRIVAFVVPSPDGAAPPDELIDYVAQQLSVHKRPREVRIVDALPRNAMGKVLKKALLT from the coding sequence ATGCTGCTGACCTCGCTGGCCGACGACGGCTCGAACGCCTCGGACATCGCCGATGCGGTGCGTATCGGCAACACCCTAGTGAGCCGCGCGGAGCTCAGCGGTGCCGGAGCCGCGGTGCTCGCAGACCTTGCCGGGGTGTCGCGGGTCGCGGTGTCGGCCACCCCGACGGCGCAGACGGTGCTGGCGGTCGCCGGATGCCTGCTCGCCGGGGTGCAGGTGGTGCCGGTTCCCGCCGACGTCGGCGCCGCCGAGCGCCAGCACATGCTGCGCGACTCGGGGGCGCAGGCCTGGCTGGGGGAGCGGCCGGAGGACCTCGCCGGTCTGCCGCACTTCGCGGCCCGTGCCGGATCGCCGCAGCGGCCGGTCGAACCGCCGGAAGACGACACCGCGCTGATCATCTACACCTCCGGCACCACGGGCCCGCCCAAAGGCGTCCAGTTGAGCCGGCGCGCGCTCGCGGCGGACCTCGACGCGCTGGCGCAGGCGTGGCAGTGGAGCCCGGATGACGTCCTGGTGCACGGCCTGCCGATGTACCACGTGCACGGACTGGTGCTGGGCCTGCTGGGATCCCTGCGGGTGGGCAACCGCTTCGTGCACACCGGCAAACCGTCGCCGCAGGCCTACGCGGCCGCGGGCGGCACACTGTATTTCGGGGTGCCCACCGTGTGGTCGCGGGTGGTGGCCGACGCCGGCGCCGCTGCGGCGCTGCGGCCGGCCCGGCTGCTGGTCTCGGGCAGTGCGGCGCTGCCGGTCCCGGTGTTCGACGCGCTGGTCGCCCGGACCGGCCACGCGCCGATCGAGCGTTACGGCGCCACCGAGTCGCTGATCACCGTGAGCACCCGGGTCGACGGTGAGCGCCGGCCCGGATGGGTCGGTCTGCCGTTGCACGGGGTGCAGACCAAGCTCGTCGCCGACGACGGCGGCCCGGTGCCGCACGACGGTGCGACGATCGGGCGGCTGTCGGTGCGCGGACCGACGCTGTTCGAGGGATACCTCAACCGGCCCGACGCGACGGCAGCGGCCTTCGACGCCGACGGGTGGTACCGCACCGGGGATGTGGCGGTGATCGACGCCGACGGCATGCACCGGATCGTGGGCCGCGAATCGGTCGACCTGATCAAGACCGGCGGCTTCCGGGTCGGGGCCGGGGAGATCGAGACCGCGTTGCTCGGTCATCCCGCGGTGTCCGAAGTGGCCGTCGTCGGCCTGCCCGACGAAGATCTGGGGCAGCGGATCGTCGCGTTCGTGGTGCCCTCGCCGGACGGTGCCGCCCCGCCCGATGAACTGATCGACTATGTGGCTCAACAACTGTCGGTGCACAAGCGGCCGCGGGAGGTGCGGATCGTCGATGCCCTGCCCCGCAATGCGATGGGGAAGGTACTCAAGAAGGCGCTGCTGACGTAG
- the dapD gene encoding 2,3,4,5-tetrahydropyridine-2,6-dicarboxylate N-succinyltransferase — translation MTGVTGASGVGIATLAADGSVLDTWFPAPELGGSGAPGTIRLGAGEVPADLAGLVGRDEDRGTETVAVRTVIASLDDTAVDAYDAYLRLHLLSHRLVVPHGLNAAGLFGVLTNVAWTNYGPCAVEGFESTRARLRRRGPVTVYGVDKFPRMVDYVLPSGVRIADADRVRLGAHLASGTTVMHEGFVNFNAGTLGASMVEGRISAGVVVGDGSDVGGGASIMGTLSGGGTQVISIGKRCLLGANAGLGIPLGDDCVVEAGLYVTAGTKVTLPDGTITKARELAGGNNLLFRRNSQTGAVEVVARDGQGIALNADLHAN, via the coding sequence CTGACCGGCGTGACTGGAGCTTCGGGTGTCGGAATCGCAACGCTGGCCGCAGACGGATCGGTGCTCGACACCTGGTTCCCCGCACCGGAGTTGGGCGGCTCGGGCGCGCCCGGAACCATCCGGCTCGGCGCCGGCGAGGTGCCCGCCGACCTGGCCGGGCTGGTCGGCCGTGACGAGGACCGCGGTACCGAGACGGTCGCGGTGCGCACCGTGATCGCGTCCTTGGACGACACCGCCGTCGACGCCTACGACGCCTACCTGCGCCTGCATCTGCTGTCGCACCGACTGGTGGTGCCGCACGGGCTCAACGCCGCCGGCCTGTTCGGGGTGCTGACCAACGTGGCGTGGACCAACTACGGCCCGTGCGCCGTGGAGGGCTTCGAGTCCACCCGCGCCCGGTTGCGCCGGCGCGGCCCGGTGACCGTCTACGGGGTGGACAAGTTCCCCCGCATGGTCGACTACGTGCTGCCGTCGGGCGTGCGGATCGCCGACGCCGACCGGGTGCGCCTGGGTGCGCACCTGGCGTCGGGGACCACGGTCATGCACGAAGGTTTCGTCAACTTCAACGCCGGCACGCTGGGCGCCTCGATGGTGGAGGGCCGCATCTCGGCGGGCGTGGTGGTCGGCGACGGCTCCGACGTCGGCGGCGGCGCTTCGATCATGGGAACGCTGTCCGGCGGTGGCACGCAGGTCATCTCGATCGGCAAGCGCTGCCTGCTGGGAGCCAACGCCGGGCTGGGGATCCCGCTGGGCGACGACTGTGTGGTCGAGGCCGGCCTGTATGTGACCGCGGGAACCAAGGTCACGCTGCCCGACGGCACCATCACCAAGGCCCGTGAGCTGGCCGGGGGGAACAACCTGCTGTTCCGCCGCAACTCTCAGACCGGCGCGGTCGAGGTGGTGGCCCGCGACGGTCAGGGCATCGCGCTCAACGCCGACCTGCACGCCAACTAG